A stretch of Hydractinia symbiolongicarpus strain clone_291-10 chromosome 9, HSymV2.1, whole genome shotgun sequence DNA encodes these proteins:
- the LOC130656952 gene encoding vesicle transport through interaction with t-SNAREs homolog 1B-like, whose amino-acid sequence MSSEKYEDYKAEFETYFAELEKLKNKIPKLNGEPRKREVRNAEKLIEEADLQLAQMADEAQLAPGAYRTKLLSDTRGHRYQLDKVKKELDRLKLVSTSNLPFGGRDDLLGPTNINRDRNMQQQNKMLEGLDSLNRGSQSVARSQRIAAETDEIGVQIIGDLDDQRESLLRSKDKVAQTNADLTRSRRILNSMAIRLATNKILLVVIIIVEIAILAAVIYLRFIK is encoded by the exons atgtcATCAGAAAAGTATGAGGATTATAAAGCAGAGTTCGAAACATATTTCGCAGagcttgaaaaattaaaaaataagattccaAAATTAAATGGAG AACCAAGAAAAAGGGAAGTTCGAAATGCTGAGAAGTTAATAGAAGAAGCAGACCTGCAg TTAGCACAAATGGCTGATGAGGCACAACTTGCCCCTGGAGCATACCGAACAAAGTTATTGTCAGATACTAGAGGTCACAGATATCAACTtgacaaagttaaaaaagagCTAGACAGA TTAAAGTTAGTATCAACATCTAATTTACCGTTTGGAGGACGAGATGATCTACTTGGGCCAACAAACATAAACAGGGATAGAAAT ATGCagcaacaaaataaaatgttggaGGGTTTAGACAGTTTGAATCGAGGTTCACAAAGTGTGGCAAGATCACAAAGAATTGCAGCTGAAACAG ATGAGATTGGGGTGCAAATAATTGGCGATCTTGATGATCAAAGGGAGTCACTACTGAGATCCAAAGATAAA GTGGCACAAACTAATGCAGATTTGACTCGAAGTCGTAGAATATTGAATTCAATGGCCATAAG attggcaacaaataaaattttgttggtTGTCATCATCATTGTTGAGATCGCCATCCTTGCTGCTGTGATATATTTAagatttataaaataa